One Kineosporia sp. NBRC 101731 genomic region harbors:
- a CDS encoding nucleoside hydrolase: MTDDTLRPRTVLLDCDPGHDDAIALLLAQGSPAIDLVAVSTVAGNQTLAKVTRNAQAIAEAGGFSHVPIAQGSSRGLITEPFVAEEIHGDTGLDGPQLPPARAQLDPRHGVNLIIDTVMSRPAGTVTLIATGPLTNLALAVRLEPRMVERVREVVFMGGAISGGNYTPVAEFNIAVDPEAAHVVVHENWDVTMVGLDVTHQALATPHVRTALAAVGTRPAQIVGEMLDFYGAAYTESQGFEHPPVHDPVAVALVIDPSVLTVRRAVLDVSLAEGPTRGMTVADLRSPAPEGCRTRVAVGLDADRFWKLVVDALTRIGEPHQPE, translated from the coding sequence ATGACTGACGACACCCTCCGACCGCGCACGGTACTGCTCGACTGTGATCCCGGGCATGACGACGCCATCGCTCTGCTGCTGGCCCAGGGCAGTCCGGCGATTGATCTGGTTGCCGTCAGCACCGTCGCGGGCAACCAGACGCTGGCCAAAGTGACGCGCAACGCCCAGGCGATCGCGGAGGCCGGCGGGTTCAGTCATGTCCCGATCGCTCAGGGATCGTCGCGAGGCCTGATCACCGAGCCGTTCGTCGCGGAAGAGATCCATGGCGACACCGGGCTGGACGGGCCGCAGCTTCCCCCGGCACGGGCGCAGCTCGATCCGCGGCACGGCGTGAACCTCATCATCGACACCGTCATGAGCCGCCCGGCCGGCACGGTGACCCTGATCGCGACCGGTCCGCTGACCAATCTGGCGCTGGCGGTGCGGCTGGAGCCCCGCATGGTCGAGCGGGTGCGCGAAGTGGTGTTCATGGGCGGTGCGATCAGCGGCGGCAACTACACGCCGGTGGCGGAGTTCAACATCGCGGTCGATCCGGAGGCTGCGCACGTCGTGGTGCACGAGAACTGGGACGTCACCATGGTGGGGCTCGACGTCACGCATCAGGCTCTGGCGACGCCCCACGTACGCACTGCGCTGGCAGCCGTCGGAACCCGGCCGGCACAGATCGTGGGGGAGATGCTCGACTTCTACGGCGCCGCCTACACCGAGAGCCAGGGGTTCGAGCATCCGCCGGTGCATGATCCGGTCGCGGTGGCACTGGTGATCGACCCGTCCGTTCTCACCGTGCGCCGGGCCGTGCTCGATGTCTCGCTGGCCGAGGGGCCGACGCGGGGCATGACGGTGGCCGACCTGCGCAGTCCGGCGCCCGAAGGGTGTCGCACCAGGGTGGCGGTGGGACTGGATGCGGACCGGTTCTGGAAACT